The window TGCAAACTCTCCAACCCCCTTTTTAGCTTTCAGCCGGGTCCCTGAGACAGATTGAAGACCTCAGCAGGTGTGCGCAGGTGTCTGTCTTACTGAGAGGTCAGAGCGAGGCCCTGAAGGACCTTAAAGGTTATCAGCAAAGTTTCTTCTTCCTTCTCGGATGGTCTCAGATCTCTGCTGCAGAGACTCAGTCTGAGGTGGTTTACGGCAGAATTGAGGGTGTGTTTGCTCTTTAACGGGGTTTCTAATCAGCGATGCATGATCTCAGGCACAACGAGCTGTTCCCGTAAATTTCTGACTCACAGGTTAAAGACCATTATTTGGCTCCTTTTAAagtcagagctgctgtttgtgttctcGGCCCGACGTCATCGGTGTGATGCACCGACACGCAGCATACCACAGAACCGGTTCTCTGAGGGTCAAACGTGTAGCAGGAAAACTACTGAGGCGAGACTGTAACGAACACGCCGATCCAGCCTGAACATGAGCAGGAAAATCCCCGCAGGAAACTGTTTACTGCCTCTGAGACGGGCGTGTCTGCTGGCTGTTTATCTCCCTGATCAGAACAAGAACATCCACAGGGTCTCTGCTGGCACGGGGAGCTTTAACTGGCTGTAGCTGCAGTGGACAGAGGAGGCCTTTAATGAGTGCTGGGAAacttctcatttctttcttgTAGATTATAAGTTGCTATTAACGCTGGAACTAGCATGCTGTTACAGGGTCAGGGGTCTTCACACTGGGGGATTGTTGCTTTTTTACAAACGCTGGCTATACCAATGAGCTCCACCCCGAACCACCGCTGACCTGCACCTGAACACCTGAAACTCGTGtttttcacatcatttcatGAGCTCACCTCCCTCAGATCCTGTGGAGGCCGAACAATCAACATTATTAATccatcagtcatttttataGCAAAGTATTTGCAGTTCAGGGTTTTTAAAGAGGATTTTCTTCATCGTACATGACGTCACATGAAATAATTTTGAGTTCTGCATCAAGTAAAATCAGGAAGTTTGTGCCAAGGCTGTCTCAGCCTTCCTGACATCctccaggcttttattttgaaaccatTCTcacttcctttctctctccttcctaCAGATGTGCACTCCCAGAAACACGCCCGCCACGCCGCCCAACTTCCCAGACGCCATCACCATGTTCTCCAAACTGCGAGCATCTGAGTGTGGCTCCGGCGGCGGCGCCTCCCAGGCATCCATGGCGTGCTCCCCGCCGGCCCATTCCTCCACAGCGGGATTCAGCTCTTTCTGGGCGTCCTCGCCGCCCAGCCACCAGCCGGCCTGGCTGCCCCCATCGTCGCCCACGGGCCACCACATGCACCACAACCACTACCACCACATGCAACAGACTCCCATGTGGCCCCCCGTCTCTCAGCCCAGCGGCTCCCAGCAGCCCCCTGTTGTATCGGCGCTTCACGGACAGAGATGAGGCCGAGCGGCGGGCTGAGTCAGCTCGGGTGGGGCGGGAGGGTCCGgggtttggggggtgggggggaagtTTATTGTTTCTCTAAACTGAAGACAAGCAGTTTGGCTTCCCTGTGAGCCGCGGGGCGAAGCCAGAGGGTCTCTGAGGACCCTGAGAACATGAACCTGGCCAGACTCTCTGAGCAGAACGCCTGCGAAGCACTTACTGAGGATCGGAGCCATGAGACACGCTCTCTACAAACTCTTCTCTCATTGGTCAGAAAAGAAATCAGACAGGAAATCAGCAATAACCAGCAGGAGGATGAATCAGAACAGGTCATGGATGtaaatgaagtgtgtgtgtgtgtgtgtgtgtgtgtgtgtgtgtgtgtgtgtgtgtgtgtgtgtgtgtgtgtgtgtgtgtgtgtgtgtgtgtgtgtgtgtctctggagTACAGTTGTGTACCAACAGTTCAGCCACAAACTTTGATTTACAGCCAAAAAAAAGGTGGGGCTGCGCTCCGGCTGCTAGTGTGATGTCAGAGTCGATCCCAGTTTGTGCTTCTCATTTGAATCCCGGGTCGTTTCTCTGAACTTTGACCCGGCTGGATGGGAAAATGTTCAGTTTGCCGCAGACATGAATAAACCCGACAGCTGGAAGTCTGAATTTTCTTTgatggaaacatttaaatctctgTTGTGCAGcagatttaatatttttttatccaGCTGTTCGGCGATCAGTCGGTATTCCGAGGTCGGTCGCACTCACTGATGTCTGTGGCTCATAATTCCGTGTTGTCAGTTTTTTGCTGAGTTTTCTGTGTGGAAATATCGAGTGTTGTTTAAAGGTTTTCTGTAATTGACGGGGAGAACGTGAGGAGTTCAAACTGGGTTCTGTTCACACGGTGTTAGAAAAGTTTTCAAAAACCTGATTGTGACGCCGGAGAGCTGCCACGTTAAACAAACTGATCACCTGTCCAGGTTTCTGTGTTGTAAATAAAAGCCAAAAGATTTCAGTCGAACTCATGAATTTGATctgagagcatttttttttttttacagccggCTCCGCCGCCgtgctgtttgtctgtctgagaGGTTTAAAGCTCAAACTCAGTGATTTCCACACAGCCTTTCAGGCGCTCGACGCTCCTACCTCCACCTGCCGGCAGGGCAGAGGCCCCGCGCCGCTCCGAATGTACTCAGCACAGTGGAAACCACCGAGACCTCTGCGGGACTTTCTCTTCACCGCATCCCACGTGTGGCACAA is drawn from Archocentrus centrarchus isolate MPI-CPG fArcCen1 chromosome 8, fArcCen1, whole genome shotgun sequence and contains these coding sequences:
- the ubald2 gene encoding UBA-like domain-containing protein 2, producing the protein MSVNMEELRHQVMINQFVLTAGCAADQAKQLLQAAHWQFETALSSFFQEANIPGHHQMMCTPRNTPATPPNFPDAITMFSKLRASECGSGGGASQASMACSPPAHSSTAGFSSFWASSPPSHQPAWLPPSSPTGHHMHHNHYHHMQQTPMWPPVSQPSGSQQPPVVSALHGQR